Proteins encoded in a region of the Eulemur rufifrons isolate Redbay chromosome 15, OSU_ERuf_1, whole genome shotgun sequence genome:
- the RPS12 gene encoding small ribosomal subunit protein eS12: MAEEGIAAGGVMDVNTALQEVLKTALIHDGLARGIREAAKALDKRQAHLCVLASNCDEPMYVKLVEALCAEHQINLIKVDDNKKLGEWVGLCKIDREGKPRKVVGCSCVVVKDYGKESQAKDVIEEYFKCKK; encoded by the exons ATGGCCGAGGAAGG CATTGCTGCTGGAGGTGTAATGGACGTTAATACTGCTTTACAAGAGGTGCTGAAGACCGCCCTCATCCACGATGGCCTTGCACGTGGAATTCGCGAGGCTGCCAAAGCCTTAGACAA GCGCCAAGCCCATCTCTGTGTGCTTGCATCCAACTGTGATGAGCCCATGTATGTCAAGTTGGTGGAGGCCCTTTGTGCTGAACACCAAATCAACCTAATTAAG GTTGATGACAATAAGAAACTAGGGGAATGGGTAGGCCTTTGTAAAATTGACAGAGAAGGGAAACCCCGCAAGGTGGTTGGTTGCAGTTGTGTAGTAGTTAAG gactatgGCAAAGAATCTCAGGCCAAGGATGTCATCGAAGAGTACTTCAAATGCAAGAAGTGA